A region of the Alphaproteobacteria bacterium genome:
AAATGTCGGTTCATCTCGGCTTCGGCGTCGCTCCACGCCGCGCCCACGTTGATAAGTGATGGCGAGATTGTAGGCCGCGCGCGCATCGTTCTGGGCGGCCGCGGGCTGAGCGCTCCGGGCCTGTGCGGCCTGATTCGGGACAGGCGTGCCGACAACGCTGATATGCCAAGTCATTGAAAAAAATTGGTGCCGGCTGCAGGAATCGAACCCGCGACCTACTGATTACAAATCAGCCGCTCTACCAACTGAGCTAAGCCGGCCCCTTTTTGACAATCTGTGTCGTCAATCGGCGGGACAATAGTCGCGGGGCCGCGCGCGCGGCAAGCCCGATGATACTATTATCGGTACGCAATGACGTAATATGCGTATTGCGCGACAACGGCGGGACGAAGGTGCTCACACATGGAATACAAACTGCTCGGCCGGACCGGTGTGCGGGTCTCGGAATTCTGTTTCGGCACCATGTCGTTCGGCGGGGATGCGGATGCCGGCGAGGCCGCGCGCATGTATGCCGCGTGCCGCGATCGCGGTTTCAATTTCTTCGACACAGCCGACGGCTACAGTCAGGGGCATTCCGAGGAAATTCTCGGCGCCCTCATCACCGGCCAACGCGACGAGCTGGTTATCGCGTCGAAATGCTTCAACCCGACCTCCGGTGATATCAATGATCGCGGCGGCACCCGCCGTCATATCCCGCGCGCCGTCGACGCCAGCCTGAAGCGCCTCGGCACGGACCGGCTCGACATCCTGTTCATGCACCGGTTCGAAGAGAATGCGGCGATCGAGGAAACGCTGCGCGCGCTCGAGGATGTGGTGCGGGCCGGCAAGGTTCTCTATCTCGGCGCCAGCAACTATGCGGCGTGGCAGATCGCCATGTCGCTCGGTGCCGCCGAACGCCGGGGCTGGACGCGCTTCGACGTCATCCAGCCGATGTACAATCT
Encoded here:
- a CDS encoding aldo/keto reductase encodes the protein MEYKLLGRTGVRVSEFCFGTMSFGGDADAGEAARMYAACRDRGFNFFDTADGYSQGHSEEILGALITGQRDELVIASKCFNPTSGDINDRGGTRRHIPRAVDASLKRLGTDRLDILFMHRFEENAAIEETLRALEDVVRAGKVLYLGASNYAAWQIAMSLGAAERRGWTRFDVIQPMYNLVKRQAEVEIFPLAQAENLGVVTYSPVGGGLLSGKYRPGKRPNDGRLVENASYVRRYADEWMVETAGAFSAFADEKKVHPVTLAVAWAAAHPSVTCPIIGARSLEQLQPSLDALDYEMPADLREEISALSRRPPPATDRTEVQT